In Dysgonomonadaceae bacterium zrk40, one genomic interval encodes:
- the rlmH gene encoding 23S rRNA (pseudouridine(1915)-N(3))-methyltransferase RlmH: protein MKVILLSVGKTDHPLLSQIIEEYRKRVNHYLPFEMKIVADPKNRKNLSENEQKSEEATLLLKILQPTDQVVLLDDKGKQFRSVEFARYLEKKSHSVPRQLVFVVGGPYGFAPEMYDRATETISLSKMTFTHQMVRLVFTEQLYRAMTIIHNEPYHHE, encoded by the coding sequence ATGAAAGTTATTCTACTTTCGGTCGGCAAAACTGACCACCCTCTGTTGTCTCAGATCATTGAAGAATATCGGAAGAGAGTGAACCACTACCTTCCCTTCGAGATGAAGATTGTAGCTGACCCGAAGAACAGGAAGAACTTATCGGAGAACGAACAAAAATCAGAAGAGGCTACCTTGTTGTTGAAGATACTGCAACCCACGGACCAGGTGGTACTGCTGGATGACAAGGGGAAACAATTCCGATCAGTTGAGTTTGCCCGTTATTTGGAGAAGAAGAGCCACTCTGTTCCCAGACAGCTTGTCTTCGTAGTGGGTGGTCCCTATGGATTCGCTCCAGAGATGTACGATCGTGCAACCGAAACCATCTCACTCTCCAAAATGACTTTCACGCATCAAATGGTAAGGCTTGTTTTCACCGAACAGCTCTATCGTGCGATGACAATCATACACAACGAACCCTACCATCATGAATAA
- a CDS encoding peptidylprolyl isomerase codes for MKYTLQILFFLVALISALPVVSQNNVIDEIVWVVGDEAILKSEVEEYRKEILMQNQRIEGDPYCFIPEQLAVRKLFLDQAKLDSIEVEETAVNRQLEYLINEYIASSGSAERLEEYYGKSIAGIREDLREQIREQQLVEGVQQKHFGNIQLTPSEIRKYYNSLPQDSLPFIQTTMEVQIITVEPKIPLEEIDKVKARLREYTDEVNSGGREFSTLALLHSEDPSAMRGGELGFMSRSQLVPEFANVAFALNDPKKVSNVVESEYGFHIIQLIERRGDMGNFRHILLKPRVPQESLDTALVRLDSIRNGIMEKKITFDDAATYLSFDKDTRNNKGIMVNNTPRSANAGTPRFALNELNQDIAKIAGEMQQGEISKPFIMLNDKGRQVAAMIRITARNEGHRANINNDYQIIKQMAESSRQQEMVDEWLQKKIEQTYVRIDPDWQGCELKYKGWEK; via the coding sequence ATGAAGTATACATTACAGATATTGTTCTTCCTGGTGGCTCTTATATCAGCCCTGCCGGTGGTCTCACAAAACAATGTGATTGACGAGATCGTATGGGTGGTAGGCGATGAAGCCATCCTTAAATCGGAGGTGGAAGAATACAGAAAAGAGATCCTGATGCAGAACCAACGCATTGAAGGTGATCCCTACTGTTTTATCCCCGAACAGCTTGCTGTTCGTAAGTTATTCCTCGATCAGGCCAAACTCGACAGCATTGAAGTAGAGGAGACTGCCGTAAACCGTCAACTCGAATATCTCATCAACGAGTACATCGCCTCCTCCGGATCGGCAGAACGTCTTGAGGAATATTACGGCAAGAGCATCGCAGGCATTCGTGAGGATCTGAGAGAACAGATTCGTGAGCAGCAGCTGGTAGAAGGAGTCCAGCAGAAGCATTTCGGCAACATTCAACTCACCCCTTCCGAGATCAGGAAGTACTATAACAGCCTCCCACAGGATAGTCTTCCCTTCATTCAGACAACGATGGAGGTGCAGATCATCACAGTGGAGCCTAAAATTCCGCTAGAAGAGATCGATAAGGTGAAGGCCCGTCTGAGGGAATACACCGATGAGGTGAACAGTGGTGGAAGAGAATTCTCTACGCTGGCCTTGCTTCATTCAGAGGATCCCTCAGCCATGAGGGGGGGCGAGCTGGGTTTCATGAGCCGTTCGCAGCTGGTGCCGGAATTTGCCAACGTAGCCTTTGCCCTCAACGATCCCAAGAAAGTGTCGAACGTGGTTGAGTCGGAGTATGGTTTTCACATCATCCAGCTCATCGAGCGAAGGGGTGACATGGGCAACTTCAGGCACATCCTGCTCAAACCGCGTGTGCCCCAGGAGTCGCTCGATACGGCCCTGGTGCGTCTTGATTCAATCCGCAACGGGATCATGGAGAAGAAAATTACTTTCGACGACGCAGCTACCTATCTCTCTTTCGACAAGGATACACGCAACAACAAGGGTATCATGGTGAACAATACACCTCGCAGCGCCAATGCTGGTACGCCCCGGTTTGCACTCAATGAGCTGAACCAGGACATTGCAAAGATTGCGGGTGAGATGCAGCAGGGGGAGATCTCCAAGCCTTTCATCATGCTCAACGACAAAGGACGACAGGTTGCAGCCATGATCCGGATCACCGCCCGCAACGAGGGACATAGGGCGAACATCAATAACGACTATCAGATTATCAAGCAGATGGCCGAAAGTTCGCGACAACAGGAAATGGTGGATGAATGGCTGCAAAAGAAGATTGAGCAAACCTACGTGCGCATCGATCCTGACTGGCAGGGATGTGAACTCAAATACAAGGGTTGGGAGAAATAA
- a CDS encoding alpha/beta hydrolase, which yields MNKIILLLMLLMISSNILPQEKVSGSWEGKLQIQNNSLRIRFHIEMNDTAYSSRMDSPDQGAFDLPTTRTTFRDNKLEIIASGLGLFYRGTLGQDTIAGIFNQGGIPLPLTLYRIEQPLVARPQTPQEPLPYHSEELLIPTGKDERLLGATLTLPNGKGPFPAVVLIAGSGANDRDETIFGHKPFFVISDHLTRLGFAVLRYDKRGVGKSTGSFSKATVEDFAQDANEVVDYLKQHGEIDAERIGLLGHSEGGLVASMLAADNRDIGFVVLMAAPGTTGIEIVLDQNEISLRHQGVEPETIAELQKLNRETFGMLLEWKGTEEERTTLRDQLSRFWERLPLLIRMKTNKDSFLRSQFNGMISPGYLSFLRSDPSLHLKKVTCPLLALNGEKDTQVPAEKNIAAICMALENADNKNVESRIYPGLNHLFQESLTGQFDEYAKSDQTLAPVMLNELGEWLKKIAYPSNSNEEINPTDE from the coding sequence ATGAATAAGATTATTCTACTTCTCATGTTGCTGATGATTAGCAGCAACATTCTCCCACAGGAAAAGGTTAGCGGCAGTTGGGAAGGAAAGCTGCAGATCCAAAACAACTCTTTGCGGATACGGTTTCACATTGAAATGAACGACACAGCCTACAGCAGCAGAATGGACAGTCCCGATCAGGGAGCGTTTGATCTGCCCACTACTCGTACTACCTTTCGTGACAACAAGCTGGAGATCATTGCCTCCGGCCTGGGACTCTTTTACCGTGGCACTCTTGGTCAGGATACCATTGCAGGCATTTTTAATCAGGGAGGGATTCCGCTGCCCCTCACCCTTTACCGGATTGAACAACCGTTAGTGGCACGTCCTCAGACTCCCCAGGAACCACTTCCCTACCATTCGGAAGAGCTATTGATACCCACAGGTAAAGATGAGCGGTTACTGGGTGCGACGCTGACACTCCCCAACGGGAAGGGACCCTTTCCGGCAGTGGTGTTGATAGCCGGCAGTGGTGCCAACGACCGCGACGAAACGATATTCGGGCATAAACCCTTCTTTGTTATCTCCGACCACCTCACACGTTTGGGATTCGCGGTACTGCGTTATGACAAGCGGGGCGTTGGGAAGTCCACAGGCAGTTTCAGCAAAGCCACGGTGGAAGATTTCGCACAAGATGCCAACGAGGTTGTAGACTACCTCAAACAGCACGGAGAGATAGATGCTGAACGTATCGGACTACTGGGACACAGCGAGGGCGGCCTGGTAGCTTCCATGTTGGCTGCGGACAACCGTGACATCGGATTTGTGGTGTTGATGGCTGCACCCGGCACAACAGGCATTGAGATTGTGCTGGATCAGAATGAAATCTCGTTACGGCACCAAGGTGTCGAACCTGAAACGATAGCAGAATTGCAGAAACTAAACAGAGAGACTTTCGGCATGCTGCTTGAATGGAAAGGAACGGAAGAAGAGCGTACCACCCTGCGTGACCAACTCTCTCGCTTCTGGGAGCGGCTGCCGCTGCTCATCCGTATGAAAACAAACAAGGATTCATTCCTGAGAAGCCAATTCAATGGGATGATCTCGCCCGGATATCTTAGTTTCCTTCGGAGTGATCCTTCACTACATCTTAAAAAGGTAACCTGTCCACTGCTGGCACTCAACGGTGAGAAAGACACCCAGGTACCTGCCGAAAAAAATATTGCGGCAATCTGTATGGCATTGGAAAATGCAGACAACAAAAATGTGGAGAGTAGAATCTACCCGGGGCTGAATCACCTCTTTCAGGAAAGCCTCACCGGACAGTTCGATGAATATGCAAAATCGGATCAGACGCTCGCACCGGTAATGCTAAACGAGCTGGGTGAATGGCTTAAAAAAATTGCATATCCCTCCAACTCAAATGAAGAAATCAATCCTACTGATGAATAA
- a CDS encoding sodium:proton antiporter: MRKVYIFSFLLVLGLVLSQILPHLLGGNFGVFKSVTDSMLYISLAFIMINVGREFEINKKQWRSYTVDYFVAMGAAAFPWILVALYYIFAVAPPELQIWKNGDIWKETFLLSRYAAPTSAGILFTMLAAAGLRYTWVYKKVQVLAIFDDLDTILLMIPLQILMIGMRWQMFVILVVAVVLIWLGWKKMNSYGFRQDWKAILFFSVLLFVVIHAIYLTSKHFYGESGSIHIEILLPAFILGMIMRADHSIEPGKTELRVSNSISYLFMMLVGLSMPLFLGVDFVEVAENSASHISQIPMLPWGTIAFHVFMVTLISNLGKLFPLAFYRDRKMDERLAVSIGMFTRGEVGAGVLFIAIGYHMSGVLLIISVLAMCLNLLFTGFFIGYAKKLAMKSAQEELAGEE; encoded by the coding sequence ATGAGGAAAGTATATATTTTTTCTTTTTTACTTGTTTTAGGCCTCGTATTATCACAAATTTTACCGCACCTGCTGGGGGGTAACTTCGGAGTTTTCAAATCGGTTACCGACAGTATGCTCTACATCTCTCTTGCCTTCATCATGATCAATGTGGGGCGTGAGTTCGAGATAAATAAGAAGCAATGGCGCAGCTACACCGTCGACTATTTCGTTGCGATGGGTGCGGCAGCCTTTCCGTGGATACTGGTGGCACTCTACTATATCTTTGCCGTTGCTCCCCCGGAGCTGCAAATCTGGAAGAACGGAGACATTTGGAAAGAGACTTTTTTGCTGAGCCGATATGCCGCACCCACCTCTGCGGGCATCCTCTTCACTATGCTGGCTGCTGCCGGATTGCGTTACACCTGGGTTTACAAAAAAGTACAGGTATTGGCTATCTTCGACGATTTGGATACGATTTTGTTGATGATTCCACTGCAGATCCTCATGATTGGGATGCGTTGGCAGATGTTTGTGATCCTGGTGGTAGCAGTTGTATTGATTTGGTTGGGGTGGAAGAAGATGAACAGCTACGGATTTCGTCAGGACTGGAAGGCGATATTATTTTTCTCTGTGCTACTTTTTGTGGTGATTCATGCCATCTATCTTACATCAAAACATTTTTACGGGGAGAGTGGCAGTATTCATATCGAGATCCTGCTCCCGGCCTTTATCCTGGGGATGATTATGAGAGCAGATCACTCTATAGAGCCGGGTAAAACTGAATTACGGGTTTCCAATTCAATATCCTATCTCTTTATGATGCTTGTTGGGTTGAGTATGCCTCTTTTCCTGGGAGTCGACTTTGTGGAGGTGGCTGAAAATTCAGCTTCACATATCTCCCAGATACCAATGTTACCTTGGGGTACGATCGCATTCCACGTGTTCATGGTGACGCTCATCTCCAATCTGGGGAAACTCTTCCCCCTGGCATTTTACCGTGACCGGAAAATGGACGAACGGTTAGCCGTATCCATCGGGATGTTCACACGTGGTGAGGTGGGTGCAGGTGTACTCTTCATTGCCATTGGTTATCATATGAGTGGTGTATTGCTAATCATTTCCGTCTTGGCAATGTGTCTCAACCTGCTCTTTACCGGTTTTTTCATTGGATATGCCAAGAAACTGGCAATGAAGTCAGCACAAGAGGAACTCGCCGGCGAAGAGTAA
- the pepE gene encoding dipeptidase PepE: MRLLLISNSTNPGEAYLDYPKNHIREFLGDKPMNALFIPYAAVTFSYDEYEHKVNDRFAEIGHHVTGIHRYINPVEAIENADAIVVGGGNTWQLVKMLQEKGLMKVIRKKVKKGTPYIGWSAGSNIACPTLRTTNDMPIVEPLKFKTLKLVPFQINPHYLDDNPANHGGETRETRIREFIEVNRETYVVGLREGTMLLLEDDELVLMGNRKARIFYYGEEPLELTNEDDFNFLLR; this comes from the coding sequence ATGAGACTATTACTGATCAGCAATTCCACCAACCCTGGCGAGGCCTATCTCGATTATCCCAAAAATCATATCAGGGAGTTTCTCGGAGACAAGCCCATGAATGCCCTGTTCATCCCCTATGCAGCTGTTACTTTTTCATATGATGAATATGAGCATAAAGTAAACGATCGGTTTGCTGAGATCGGGCACCATGTCACCGGTATCCACCGATACATCAACCCTGTTGAAGCGATTGAAAATGCCGATGCGATTGTGGTGGGTGGCGGGAACACCTGGCAACTGGTAAAGATGCTGCAAGAAAAGGGTCTGATGAAGGTAATTCGCAAAAAAGTGAAAAAAGGAACCCCTTATATCGGGTGGAGTGCCGGCTCTAACATCGCCTGCCCAACCCTGCGCACCACCAACGACATGCCTATCGTGGAGCCGTTAAAGTTCAAGACACTGAAACTGGTTCCTTTCCAGATCAACCCTCACTACCTGGACGACAATCCTGCCAACCATGGCGGGGAAACACGGGAAACACGCATCAGGGAATTTATCGAGGTGAACAGGGAGACCTATGTGGTAGGACTCCGCGAGGGCACCATGTTGCTCCTCGAGGATGATGAACTGGTGCTGATGGGCAACAGGAAAGCCCGCATCTTCTATTATGGAGAAGAACCGCTCGAATTGACCAATGAGGATGATTTCAATTTCCTGCTTCGGTAA
- the xylE gene encoding D-xylose transporter XylE, with the protein MNSSYNKTYIFAITLVATLGGLLFGYDTAVISGAEKSIQAFLIEPLGLSTWIHGATVSSALIGCILGGAISGFFSNRIGRRNTLRMAATLFFLSALGSAFPETIFFPQGEPSVALLITFNLYRVLGGIGVGLASAVAPMYISEISPAHIRGRLVSFNQFAIIFGMLVVYFVNWGIAKGQTVEWINSVGWRYMFASEAIPATLFGLLLLLVPETPRYLALREREDEALGVLRKVNGSMERANLIMGDIKRSLGNQTKARLFTYGKKVIVIGILLSVFQQFVGINVALYYAPRIFESMGAAKDASMLQTIIMGLVNVIFTVLAIMTVDKWGRKPLLITGSIGMAIGMFAISALSFNNVIGISTLVFIIIYTASFMMSWGPICWVLISEIFPNKIRGQAVAMAVAFQWFANYLISSTYPAMMEFSGGVTYGFYGLMALLSALFVWKMVPETKGRSLEEMETLWRKS; encoded by the coding sequence ATGAACAGCTCTTACAACAAAACTTACATTTTTGCCATCACATTGGTTGCAACCCTAGGGGGATTGCTTTTTGGATATGATACTGCCGTGATTTCAGGAGCGGAGAAATCAATACAGGCATTTCTGATTGAACCGTTGGGGCTAAGTACCTGGATTCATGGCGCTACCGTTTCGAGTGCCCTAATCGGTTGTATTCTGGGGGGTGCCATATCCGGTTTTTTCTCCAATAGAATCGGGAGAAGAAATACTCTTCGGATGGCAGCCACTCTCTTCTTTCTCTCGGCGCTCGGATCTGCCTTTCCGGAAACGATATTTTTTCCACAGGGAGAGCCCTCAGTAGCCCTGCTGATTACTTTCAACCTATACCGGGTGCTTGGAGGAATTGGTGTCGGTCTGGCATCCGCCGTTGCTCCCATGTACATCAGTGAGATTTCCCCGGCCCATATCCGTGGGAGGCTGGTCTCCTTCAACCAGTTCGCCATCATTTTTGGTATGCTGGTGGTCTATTTTGTCAATTGGGGCATTGCCAAGGGACAAACAGTGGAGTGGATCAATAGTGTGGGCTGGCGTTACATGTTTGCCTCTGAAGCCATACCGGCTACACTTTTTGGTTTATTGCTGCTCTTGGTGCCTGAAACACCCCGTTATCTGGCGCTTCGAGAAAGAGAAGATGAGGCTCTTGGGGTGTTGAGAAAGGTGAATGGCAGCATGGAACGTGCCAATCTCATCATGGGTGATATCAAACGTTCGTTGGGCAACCAGACCAAAGCGAGGTTATTCACTTACGGAAAAAAAGTGATTGTGATTGGGATTCTCCTCTCTGTATTCCAGCAGTTTGTCGGAATCAATGTGGCTCTCTATTATGCACCACGCATCTTTGAAAGCATGGGTGCTGCCAAGGATGCTTCAATGCTTCAGACCATCATCATGGGACTGGTAAATGTGATCTTTACAGTGTTGGCCATCATGACCGTTGACAAGTGGGGGCGGAAGCCGCTGTTGATCACCGGCTCCATTGGCATGGCCATCGGGATGTTTGCGATCTCTGCGCTCTCGTTCAACAATGTCATCGGTATCTCCACGCTGGTGTTCATCATCATCTATACCGCCTCCTTCATGATGTCATGGGGCCCTATCTGTTGGGTGTTAATCTCTGAGATCTTTCCCAACAAGATTAGGGGACAGGCGGTGGCAATGGCTGTTGCCTTCCAGTGGTTTGCCAATTATCTGATCTCTTCTACCTATCCCGCCATGATGGAGTTCAGTGGTGGGGTGACCTATGGGTTTTACGGGTTGATGGCCCTCCTCTCCGCACTGTTCGTATGGAAGATGGTACCTGAAACGAAGGGACGATCCCTGGAAGAGATGGAAACGCTTTGGCGGAAATCTTAA
- a CDS encoding Rieske 2Fe-2S domain-containing protein, which translates to MFKKISLLIFMVAMVSSCGEESIRNTIPYAPVNFNIDLNGMDHDLRNPLSYKVYGSDDRRLETDRMGYAGLLVVTGADGTIYAYDSCCPHEDSKQVSVHPEQDGTASCPLCGSQYVTIYGLGSPVSGPSTEPLQLYRVIPHKEGIYQIVN; encoded by the coding sequence ATGTTTAAAAAGATATCTCTCCTGATTTTTATGGTGGCGATGGTTTCCTCCTGCGGGGAGGAATCCATTCGCAACACCATTCCCTATGCACCGGTAAATTTCAACATCGATCTCAACGGAATGGATCACGATCTTCGTAACCCTTTGTCATACAAGGTTTACGGGAGTGATGACCGTCGTCTGGAAACTGACCGGATGGGATATGCCGGCCTGCTTGTGGTTACTGGTGCCGATGGGACAATATATGCCTACGACAGCTGTTGTCCGCACGAGGACAGCAAACAGGTTTCCGTACACCCCGAGCAGGACGGGACAGCAAGCTGTCCCCTCTGCGGATCGCAATATGTGACAATCTACGGGTTGGGGAGCCCGGTGTCCGGACCTTCCACCGAACCGCTTCAGCTCTATCGGGTGATACCACATAAGGAAGGTATCTATCAGATTGTAAACTGA
- a CDS encoding DNA alkylation repair protein: protein METIIRSIRNDLRLSMNGIASTSMREKGVHYRMNFGVDLMRIREIASCYAPDTALAEMLWKEDVRELKILATLLYPVDRFTPEAANRWTATITNQEIREQACRNLFQQIPFAGELVNVWSVSETEEIRATGYWLFARLCITQAPSLGKVESVRILERAVGDLKSESMLLRQAALNVLKYHGRLTVRNSEDVLEKVAGFNDSTDPYEQEVLDQLRFEFGLSD from the coding sequence ATGGAGACAATAATCAGAAGCATACGCAACGACCTGCGCTTATCCATGAATGGAATCGCGTCAACCAGCATGCGTGAAAAGGGAGTGCATTATCGTATGAATTTTGGCGTGGACCTGATGCGTATCAGGGAGATCGCTTCCTGCTACGCCCCTGATACGGCTCTGGCAGAGATGCTCTGGAAAGAGGATGTGCGGGAACTCAAGATCCTAGCCACGTTGCTCTACCCAGTCGACAGGTTCACTCCTGAGGCCGCCAACCGTTGGACTGCCACCATCACCAATCAGGAGATTCGTGAACAGGCCTGCCGTAACCTCTTTCAGCAAATCCCTTTTGCTGGAGAGCTGGTGAACGTTTGGAGTGTTAGCGAAACAGAGGAGATACGGGCTACCGGTTACTGGCTTTTTGCCCGCCTCTGTATCACGCAAGCTCCCTCGCTGGGGAAGGTGGAGAGTGTACGGATCCTAGAGCGTGCAGTCGGAGATCTGAAAAGTGAGTCGATGTTGCTGCGTCAGGCTGCACTGAACGTGCTGAAATATCACGGTCGCCTCACTGTAAGGAATAGCGAGGATGTGCTAGAAAAGGTGGCAGGCTTCAACGATTCAACTGACCCCTACGAGCAGGAGGTGCTGGATCAGCTCCGCTTTGAGTTTGGCTTGTCTGATTAA
- the mutL gene encoding DNA mismatch repair endonuclease MutL translates to MPDIIQLLPDSIANQIAAGEVIQRPASVVKELVENALDAGATKIRILIKDAGRTLVQVIDNGKGMSATDLRMAFERHATSKIRSADDLFALSTMGFRGEALPSIAAISQVEVKSRRGEDELGSSLLITGSKLEKQEFLACAAGTSIAVKNIFFNVPARRKFLKSNETERRNIFTEIERIVLVNPDIEFTLVENEIETLQLPITNTRQRIVQLEGKSINQQLIEINEETTLGKISGYVARPEFAKKGRASQFFFVNNRFIRHPYFHRAVMQAFEPLIAANEKPSYFIYFQVNPETIDVNIHPTKTEVKFENEQALWQIVLVTIRESLGKFNAMPSIDFDREDAPEIPVFDPSHSSPMPRVNVDPHYNPFHHNGSNSSQRKSSSMGWEQLYRDFEKEKEGVVEQEVLQGEDPDRSQGSLFSQSEKDRNIPETDLFPEHYQYKQRFILTSVKSGLMIIDQHRAHVRILYDKYLAQIINRKGISQRVLFPEVLELSAAEAATLPSIHDDLEALGFELSHLGNHSFGIQGTPSEIGNTDPSQLIRAMIDSSMHTGNDVKDELREALALSLARMTAIPYGRVLTSEEMLLVVSELFALPSPGYTPDGLKVISVLTDVEIERKMQ, encoded by the coding sequence ATGCCTGACATTATTCAGTTGCTTCCCGACTCCATTGCCAACCAGATTGCTGCCGGCGAAGTGATTCAGCGACCCGCATCGGTGGTGAAGGAACTCGTGGAAAACGCACTTGACGCTGGAGCTACCAAAATCCGTATCCTTATCAAGGATGCGGGGCGAACGCTTGTGCAAGTGATTGACAACGGAAAGGGCATGTCTGCGACCGATTTGCGAATGGCGTTCGAGCGCCATGCCACCTCAAAGATACGCAGTGCAGACGATCTCTTCGCCCTCTCCACGATGGGTTTCAGGGGCGAGGCGTTGCCTTCCATCGCTGCCATCTCACAGGTGGAGGTGAAGAGCCGCAGAGGGGAGGATGAGCTGGGCAGCAGCCTGTTGATTACTGGCTCGAAGCTGGAGAAGCAGGAGTTTCTTGCTTGTGCTGCCGGCACCTCCATCGCCGTGAAGAATATCTTTTTCAATGTGCCTGCACGACGCAAGTTCCTGAAGTCGAACGAAACTGAAAGACGCAATATTTTCACTGAGATAGAACGGATTGTGCTGGTGAATCCGGACATCGAGTTCACACTGGTTGAGAATGAGATTGAGACCCTTCAACTGCCGATAACCAATACGAGACAACGGATTGTTCAGCTGGAAGGTAAGAGCATCAACCAGCAGCTGATAGAGATCAACGAAGAGACCACTCTTGGTAAGATTTCCGGCTATGTGGCTCGTCCTGAGTTTGCCAAAAAGGGTAGGGCAAGCCAATTCTTTTTTGTCAACAACCGTTTCATACGCCATCCCTATTTTCACAGGGCAGTGATGCAAGCTTTTGAGCCGTTGATCGCGGCCAATGAAAAGCCGAGTTATTTCATCTATTTTCAGGTGAATCCTGAGACCATTGATGTGAACATCCACCCCACCAAGACTGAGGTGAAGTTCGAGAATGAGCAGGCACTCTGGCAGATTGTGCTGGTGACCATCAGAGAATCACTGGGTAAGTTTAATGCGATGCCCAGCATCGATTTCGATCGAGAGGATGCCCCCGAAATACCGGTCTTTGATCCTTCACACAGCTCCCCCATGCCAAGGGTGAATGTGGATCCCCATTACAATCCATTTCATCACAACGGATCCAATTCATCACAACGGAAGTCATCCTCCATGGGATGGGAACAGCTTTATCGCGATTTTGAAAAAGAGAAAGAGGGTGTTGTGGAGCAGGAGGTCCTGCAAGGTGAAGATCCGGATAGGTCGCAGGGTAGCCTGTTCAGTCAGTCTGAGAAGGATCGGAACATCCCCGAAACGGATCTTTTCCCGGAACATTACCAATACAAACAGCGCTTTATACTCACTTCGGTGAAATCAGGACTGATGATCATCGATCAACACAGGGCTCATGTGCGAATTCTGTATGACAAGTACCTGGCACAGATCATCAACCGTAAGGGTATCTCGCAAAGGGTGCTCTTCCCTGAAGTGCTCGAACTCTCCGCTGCTGAGGCTGCTACATTGCCTTCCATTCATGACGATCTGGAGGCTCTGGGTTTTGAATTGAGCCATCTCGGGAACCACAGTTTCGGGATTCAAGGCACGCCATCAGAAATAGGCAATACCGATCCTTCGCAGTTGATACGGGCGATGATAGACAGTAGCATGCACACTGGCAACGATGTGAAAGATGAACTCCGTGAAGCGCTGGCACTCTCATTGGCCCGCATGACAGCCATTCCCTATGGGCGGGTACTCACCTCGGAAGAGATGCTGCTGGTGGTGAGTGAGCTATTTGCTTTACCCTCTCCCGGTTATACCCCTGACGGGTTGAAGGTGATCAGTGTCCTCACTGATGTTGAAATAGAAAGAAAAATGCAATGA
- a CDS encoding aldo/keto reductase yields the protein MKYSYCGKSGLQLPQISLGLWHNFGFADDYESAREMIIHAFEQGVTHFDLANNYGPPPGSAESNFGRILKENLSSHRDEMIISSKAGHLMWEGPYGDGSSRKQLMASINQSLKRTGLDYFDIFYSHRFDPFTPIEETMQALVDIVRAGKALYVGISKYPPEEARIAMRYLMDSDVPCLIFQDKYSMFNRKPEQEILGLTREFGSGFIAFSPLAQGLLTDKYLHGIPEYSRAADPAGFLQREQVSSMLVEKVTKLNEVAANRGQSMAEMALAWALRDEGVTSLIVGARNVDQLNENLDALDNISFSQEELLLIDQILDGATL from the coding sequence ATGAAATATTCTTATTGTGGTAAAAGTGGCCTACAACTCCCGCAAATATCGCTAGGATTGTGGCACAACTTTGGATTTGCAGATGATTACGAGTCTGCACGCGAAATGATCATTCACGCTTTTGAACAGGGAGTCACCCATTTCGACCTGGCCAACAACTACGGTCCCCCGCCGGGATCGGCAGAGAGCAATTTTGGTCGCATCCTGAAAGAGAATCTCTCCTCGCATCGCGATGAGATGATCATCTCATCGAAGGCGGGGCATCTGATGTGGGAGGGGCCCTATGGAGACGGATCCTCGAGGAAACAGCTGATGGCGAGCATCAATCAGAGCCTCAAAAGAACAGGGCTTGACTATTTTGATATATTCTATTCCCATCGATTTGACCCATTCACCCCGATAGAGGAGACGATGCAGGCTTTGGTAGACATTGTTCGTGCCGGGAAAGCTCTCTATGTGGGCATCTCTAAATATCCCCCCGAAGAAGCACGAATAGCGATGCGTTACCTGATGGATAGTGATGTGCCCTGTCTCATTTTTCAGGATAAGTATAGCATGTTCAACCGGAAACCGGAACAGGAGATCCTGGGTTTGACGCGTGAGTTCGGATCGGGATTCATTGCCTTCTCACCTTTGGCACAGGGACTCCTCACCGACAAGTATCTGCACGGCATCCCTGAGTACTCGCGTGCAGCTGATCCTGCCGGCTTCCTGCAAAGGGAACAGGTCTCATCGATGCTTGTGGAAAAAGTGACAAAGCTGAATGAGGTGGCTGCCAATCGTGGACAGTCGATGGCTGAAATGGCACTTGCCTGGGCACTGCGCGATGAGGGGGTGACATCACTTATTGTAGGGGCACGCAACGTGGATCAACTGAATGAAAACCTGGATGCACTCGATAACATCTCCTTTAGCCAGGAAGAGCTGTTGCTGATCGACCAGATCCTCGATGGGGCTACATTGTGA